The genomic DNA GTGGTGTGCAGGGGAGGTCGGGCCGATCCGCTGAAGGGCGATGTACACGAGGGCCAGGGGCACCCCGTACACGGTGGACGGCCTTGCTCCTGTGCAGGGCAGCAGCCGTGAACGCTTGACCTTCAAGTCGGGTCGAAGGTTTACCGTCGGACGCATGACGACCTACCGGATCTCGCAGCTGGCGGATCTCTCCGGCGTTCCGGCCACGACACTGCGCTTCTACGAGGACGCCGGCCTGCTGCCCGCGGACCGCACCCCGGCCCGGTACCGCCAGTACGGCGACGACGCGGTGGAGCGCCTGGCGTTCATCTCCTCGGCGAAGCTCCTGGGCCTGGCACTGGAGGAGATCCGCGAGCTCCTGGACGTGCGCGAGGAAGGCGTGTGCGCCTCGGTACGGGCCCGGATGCTGCCACTGGTCGCCGCCCGGATCACGGAGACCGACGGCCGCATCGCCGAGCTGCGGGCGTTCAGCGGCCGTCTTGCCGGTGTCCACGCCGACCTGTCGGGCCCGGCCCCCGAGGGTGCGTGCGGTCCGGACTGCGGCTGCACCACCACGACGTCGACCGCGGCCCCCGGACCGGTCCCGGTACTGCTGTCATCCACCCGCCCCGCACCCGAAGAGGTTCCCGAAACGTGGCGCCAGGCCGCCGTGGCGTGCACGCTGGGCGGTGCCGAACTCGGCGAGCGCACCGAGCAGTGGCGCACGCTGGCCGGCAGGGCCGAGCGGCGCGAGGACATCCCGGACGGACTTCGGCTCGTCTTCCCGGCCGGCGCCGACCTCGCCGCCGAGGTCGCGGCCCTCGCGGCGGCGGAGCAGGGCTGCTGCGCCTTCTTCGACTTCACCCTCCATCTGACCCCCGACGCCCTCCAGTTGGATGTTCGCGCGCCCGAGAGCGCCGCCGGCATGCTGGCCGACCTGTTCGGAGCGACCGCATGACCACCCCCTCCTCTCCCCGCCCGGCCCGTCCGTGGGGCACCCTCGGCGCCGGCGCGGCTGCCCTCGCCGCCTGCGCGGTGTGCTGTGCGGGGCCGCTCCTCGCCATCCTCGGCGGTATCGGCGTCACCTCCGCGGTCGGGGCGCTGTGGATGCCCGTCTTCGCGGTGCTGGCCGTGGCCGCCGGACTCGGCATGCTCATGGTTCGGCAGCGGCGCAGGAAGGCGGCTTGCGGCACGGCCCCGGCCTTGGCCCCCACGGATCTCGGCATGCCCACCCTCGGTCCGAGTGCGGACGAGTCCGAGAGAGCGAAGAGCGGGCGCTGAAGCACGGCGCCGCGGGGGCGGGGGAGGAGCTGGCCCGGTGGCCTGTGAGGATGAGGCGGGGCCGCCGACCGGGGCCTCTGATCGGTACGAAGGAGCCGTTCGGGTGCCGCAGCAGCAGGGAGCGCAGGGCCTGGTCGAGCGGATGGAACACCACCAGGTCGCGATCTACCTGGCGGCGATGGCGGCAGGCGCGCTGCTTGGCTGGGCTGCCCCCGGAGCGGGGCCGGGGCTGGAGCACGCCATCAACCCGGTGCTCGGTGCGCTGCTGTTCGTCACCTTCCTCCAGGTCCCGGCCGCCGAACTGGTCCGCTCACTGCGCGACGGCCGGTTCCTGTCCGCCGCACTGGTGGTGAATTTCGTGGTGGTGCCGCTGGTGGTCGCCGCGATGTTCGCGTTCCTGCCCTCCGACCAGGCCGTCCGTCTCGGGATCCTGCTGGTGCTGCTGTGCCCGTGCGTGGACTACGTCATCGTCTTCTCCGGGCTGGCCGGCGGCAGCAACCGCCGCCTGCTGGCCGCCACCCCGGTACTGCTCGTCACGCAGATGTTGCTGCTGCCCGGGTTCCTGTACGTCTTCATGGGTTCGGAGTTGGCCGACATCGTCGAGGTCAGACCGTTCCTTGAGGCGTTCCTGATCCTGATCGTCATCCCGCTGGCCCTTGCCTGGGCCCTGCAGGCATGGGCCGCGCGCCGTCCGGCCGGTCAGAAGGTCTCCGACGCGGCGACCACCACGATGGTGCCGCTGATGGCCGCCACCTTGCTGGTCGTGGTCGCCTCCCAGGTCCCCAAGCTGGGCGACAGCCTCGCCGACGTCGCTGCGGTCATCCCCTTCTACATTGCCTTCCTGCTGGTCATGGCATTCGCCGGCAAGGCGGTGGCCCACCTGTTCCACCTCGAAGCCCCGGCAGCCCGCGCAATCGTCTTCACCGGCGCCACTCGCAACTCCCTGGTCGTCCTGCCGCTCGCTCTCGCCCTGCCTGATGACCTGGCCGTCGCCGCGGTCGTCGTGGTCACCCAGACCCTGGTGGAGGTCGTGGGCATGGTCACCTACGTCCGTCTGGTGCCCCGGCTGGTCCCCGAGAGGGCTCCTGCCAGCGCTGGCTAACTTGCCACAGACGAGTTCGTGGAGCAGGGGAGGGCGAATGACCTAGGTGACTTAGGAGGACGGCCCGGCCTGCAAGGTGCTTGCTGTTGTCCAAGCTCATGAACATTTCACCTCACCCCTGACGGCCGGGAGCCTCCGGAACTGGTGCCGAAGTGCAGTCCCTTGCTTCTGTGAACAAAGCCAAGTGATTGCACTTCAACGGCAGGGCACTGCCCATTCTTGTCAGGGTGTGTCAGAAGCCGCGGATGACTGCGTGCCTCGCTGCTGCCAGGCCAGAGTGATGGCGACAGTCACACCGCCGACGCTGACAGCGGCTGCGACAGCGGTGTAGCCGTAGGCGTCGGCGACGGGCCCGCCCGTGAGAGGGGCGAGGAGGTAGCCCAGGATGCCGATCTGGGACCAGAGGACCATCGCGGTGACGATGCGCTGTGCGGGTACGGCGTCGAGCAGGACCCCGATGGCGCCGGTGTTGGCCAGCCCGATGCCGCATCCCGCAACTGCCAGGGAGACGATCCACACCGGTACCGAGGAACTGGCCCCGGCGGCAGCGAGCCCGGCGATGACCAGCGCGGTCGAGGCCAGTAGGGCCCGGCGCGGGCTGAGCCGGGCGGCCAGCGCGGCGGCGACGGCCACCAGTACCGAAGTCGCCGCGTAGAGCGCGCCGATCTGGGCCTGAGCGAGCTTGGTGCCGAAGTGCAGTGGCAGCACTCCTTCCAGGGTGCCCAGAGCCATCACCGCAAAGGCGATACCGGCGCTGGCCGCCCAGAACCCGCGTGAGCGCAGTGCCCGGCGGTCGGCGGTGAACGTCGCACCATGTGCGGGCAGTTGCAGCGCCAATACGGGTACGGCCATCAGCAGGGTGAGTACGAGGTAGACGGCGAAGGGGTCGCGCACGCCGTGGATGGAGCCGAGCAGGGGACCCAGCAAGCCACCCGCGGAGTAGGCGGCGAAGACACGGCTCATGCACAGGTACTCCTGGCCGGGCCAGCTGGCCAGCGTAGTGAAGGTGATGCCCAGCCACAGACAGCCCGAGCCCAGCCCCATCACCAGACGGGCCGGCGCGAAGACGGCCAAGTCCGAGCCGAAGACGAACCCCAAGCTCCCCATCGCGACCAGCGCCAGGCTGACCATGATCACTGACGCCGGTGCCTGACGTCGCACTGCGGCGCCGCCCAGCGCGAAACCGGCGACCATGCCCAGAGGGAATGTGGCCACCAGCATCCCCATCACGGTGACACTGGCCTCGGTGTGCTGCGCGAGTTCCGGAAGCACCGGTGCGATCAGGCTGTACCCGGCCGCGTCCAGCACCCCCAGTCCCAGCAACACCGCATAGACCGCTGTCGAACGCCGCCCCGCCAGCGGCTCGGGCGTCGGTCCTTCGGCCATCGCGGTCGCGCTCATCGGTCCCTGCCCCGTCGGCCTCGGCCATCGCCTGACGCGACCGGCGCGGGCGCGGGCCGGCCCATCACTACATCGGCGGCCGAAGGAAACGCCTGCACGCACTCCTCGTTGAGCCGGTAGCGGCTGAAGGAGCCCTCCCGCTCCACCAGCACGAACCCCACGTCGGCCAGCCCTTTCAAGTGGTGCGACACCGTGGACTGGCCCACCTCCACCGCGGACACGATCTGCCCGACCGTCAACGGCATAGCACTGCGCGCCAGCAGCGTCACGATCTGAATCCGCGTGGCGTCAGCCAGCGCCTTGAACCAGCTCGCGTACTCCTCGGCCTCGGAACGTTCCAGGAAGTCACTCATCGGTAATCGACGATAATAGATATGTGAGAGGTCGGCTACCGCCCGGGGTACTGCCAACGCAGCCTGTGCCACGTGGTGTAGGTGCAGAGAGCCCAATAGCGCCTCGCCAACTGGCAGTTGAGGAGTCGGATGCGGCACCCCGGTGGCACCGCCGTCCGTCCGCTCAGGTCCTCAAGGGCTTCGGGTTCCCGACGCCAGCGCAAACGCGCCCGCCAGAAGAGATACCCCGGCTAGCACCAGGAAGAGATGCGAGTGGCCGCCCAACGCCACGGCGAGAGCGGCTCCGGCGAACGGCGTTGTGGCGCTCGCGATGGTGACGGGAGCCGCGAGGAGGCCCGAGAGGCGGCCGTAGTGAGTGGTTCCCCAGCGGTCGGAGACGGCGGTGGCCTGGAGGAGGGTGAGGTTGCCGCGGACCATACCCGCCGCGAGCGCCAAGGCGATGAGCAGGGGGATCGGGCCTTGGATGAGAGCGAGTGCTGCTGTCGTCGCGCCGCCCGCCGCGATCAGAACAACGGTACGGGCGGTCGGAGTTGAGCGGCGCGCGAGCCTTGCGTACAGCGTGCGGCCCAGGGTCTGACCAGCGCCGCCCAGGCCGAGGGCCCATGCTGCGACCGTTGGTCCGGCGCCGCGTTCCGTCATGAGGGGGACCAGTCCGAAGACGACCCCGTACATGGCGAAGCCGTTGAGGGTGAAGGCCGCCGCGAGCATGAGGAAGGGGCGGCTTCGGGCGACTGAACCGGAGCCGTTGGCCTGGAGGGTGGCTGGCGGCGGGGCCGGCGGCCATGGAGCCCGCAGCGCGAGGGCGTGGGCAGGGATGGTGACGGCGGCGAGGATCACCGCGAGGATGGCGTACGTGCTGCGCCAGCTGAGGTTTTCGGCGAGCAGGGCGGTTAGCGGGGCGAAGGCGGTGGAGGCGAGGCCGCCGGCGAGCGTGACGATGGTGAGGGCGCGGACCCGGTCCTTGCCCCACCACCGGGTGACGGCGGCGAAGGCGGGCTGATAGAAGGTGGCCGCCATGGCCGTGCCCGCGAGCAGCCAAGCCGCGGTGAAGACGGCGAGGTTGGGCGCGTACGCGAGTGCGAGTACGGCCAGTACGCCCAGCACTGAACCTGTGGTCATCACGACGCGCGGGCCGCGGCGGTCGAGGATGCGGCCGACCGGGATGCCCGCGACGGCTGATACGAGCAGGGCGCCGGAGAAGGCGGCGGTGGTGGCGGTCGTGGACCAGCCGGTGTCCGCGGTGATGCGGGCGTTGAGGACGGGGAAGGCGTAGTAGACGATTCCCCAGCTGGTGATCTGGGTGGCGCACAGGGCGGGCAGGGCGGCGCGAGGCCGCGACCGGTTGTCCGTTCCGATCGCGGCCTCGTTGGTCTGGAGATTGGTCATCTGCGGATCAGCAGCAGCCGCCAGCGGCGACCGGTTCGCTCGCGCTGGTGTCGGCGGGGGCCGTGGAGCAGCAGGCGCTGCCTTCCTGCTTGGCCAGGCTGTCGGCGTCGGCCTTGACCACGTACACCTCCCAGGGCTCCTGGCCGGGGCCGTGGACCCAGACCTTGTCCTGGAGTGCGTAGCAACAGGTGGTGTCGTTTTCCTCGAAGGTCGCAAGACCCGCCTCAGCAAGCCGAGTTGTGGCGCCGTGGACGGCCTCGGTCGTCTCGACTTCGACGCCGAGGTGGTCCATGCGCGTGTCCTCGCCGGCCGTTCCTTCGATGAGGACGAGCTTGAGCGGGGGCTCGGTGATCGCGAAGTTGGCGTAGCCGTCGCGGAGTTTGGTGGGCTCGGTGCCAAACAGCTTGCTGTAGAAGGCGATTGACGCCTTCAGGTCGGGGACGCGCAGGGCGAGTTGTACGCGGGACATGGCTGTCCTCCTGCCGTTCGAAGGGTTCGTACCCCGGCCGGAGCGTCGGCCGGGGCCTTGGGACTCGACTCCGGCTGTTCAGCAGCCGCCGGACGTCTCGGGCTTGCCGATCTGGAGGACCCCGCTCGCGGAACCGATCTGCACGAGTGCGGGCGCGGGAGTGCAGCATCCGCCTCCCGCGTTCTGCTCGGCGTCCGCGTCCTCGAAGAGGCCGGCACCCCCGCACACCCCGGTGTCAGGCAGGGTGAGTTCGACACGGTCAGCGGATTCGAAGTCACCGGCGATCGCGGCGACGACCGAGCGGACCTGCTCGTAACCCGTCATCGCGAGGAAGGTCGGGGCGCGGCCGTAGGACTTCATGCCAACCAGGTAGACGCCCTGTTCGGGGTGGGACAGTTCCTTGTGGCCGTGGGGGTAGACGGTGCCGCAGGAGTGCTGGTTGGGGTCGATGAGCGGGGCGAGGGCGACGGGGGCCTGGAGGCGCTCGTCCAGGCCGAGGCGGAGTTCGTCGAGGAAGGACAGGTCGGGGCGGAGGCCGGTGAGCACGATGACCTCGTCCACCGGGTCGAGGCAGCTGCCGTCCTCACCGACGAGGACGAGGCGGTCGTCGTCGGCGCGTTCGATGGCCTCGGTGCGGAAGCCGGTCACGGCGTCGGCGTGGCCGTTGTCGACGGCGGCCTTCGCGGCCAGGCCCAGGGCGCCGCGTGCGGGCAGCTCGTCGGCTTCGCCTCCGCCGTAGGTCGAGCCGCTGATGCCGCGGCGCAGGATCCACAGGGCGTGGGTGTCTGTGCCGTCGTCAGCCCTCGCGAGGTCCGCGAGGGAGGCGAGGGCGGTGAAGGCGGAGGCGCCGGAGCCGATGACGGCGGTGCTCTTGCCCGCGTAACGGGCCCGCACGGCGGGGTCCTTGAGGTCGGGGACGCGGTAGGTGATGTAGTCGGCTGCTGCCTTCTCGCCGAGCGCGGGCAGTCCGCTGCCGCCCGCCGGGCTCGGGGTCGTCCAGGTGCCGGAGGCGTCGATCACGGCGCGCGCCAGGATGCGGTCCTCGCTGCCGTCGGCGTGGGCGAAGTGGACGACGAAGGGTTGGGTCTCGCGGTCGGCGTCGACGATGCGGTCCCGGCCGGTCCGGGAGACTCCCGTGACGGTGGCGTCGTAGCGGACGCGCTCGCCCAGGACGTCGGCCAGCGGCTGGAGGTAGTTCTCGGTCCAGGCCGCGCCGGTGGGGTACGTGGTCGCGTCGGGCTTGGTCCAGCCGGTGGGTGCCAGCAGCTTCTCGGCGGCGGGGTCGGTGAGTTCGTCCCAGGTGGAGAAGAGGCGTACGTGCGACCACTCGCGTACGGCGGAGGCTGCGGTCGGTCCGGCTTCCAGCACCGTGGAGGTGATGCCGCGCTCGGTGAGGTGCGCGGCTGCGGCCAGGCCGGCCGGCCCGGCTCCGATGACAACAACGGGAAGGTCGGGGTGGGCAGGCGCGGCCACGGGAACTCCTTGGTTTCGACGTCTATCGATGTGCTGTGGGTCTCAGAGTGCACCTTGTATCGACGTACGTCAACATAGAAGTCCATCAAAGTTGTGCCTGCTCGGGCAGATCCTGCCGCTCGACCCTTGGCGGATGATTAGATGAGTGTCAACATAGAGGCATGTCTAAGTTGGCTTTGGGTCCCAGCGTTCTGGACGTCACCACGTCATTGGGGTGCTGTCAGCCGCTGGGGCGGGAAGAGCTCTCCGCCGCAGACGCGGTGAAGATCGCGGCCATGTTCAAGGCCCTGTCGGACCCGATCCGCCTGCGACTTTTCTCAAGGATCGCTGCCCAGCCCGGTGGTGAGGCCTGCGTCTGCGACATCCAGGACGTAGGCGTCTCGCAGCCCACGGTCAGCCACCACCTGCGCAAGCTCCGTGAGGCGGGACTACTGGTCTCGGAACGGCGAGCCAGCTGGGTGTACTACCGAGTGGCACCCGGTGTTCTCGCCGGTATGGCCGGTCTGCTGTCCGCAGCGACCTGAGGGAGGCGCACCGAAACCGGGGGCACGCAGGCCGGCCCCATACGGAGAAGAGCCGCTCCGGTGGGTGACGCGCCTACCCATCCACCTTCCCAGAGGGACGCTGGGACGAGGAGACGACATGTGCCACGAAGGCGCAGATCCGGCCTGCGACGGGACGTGCTTGAAGCTCAGCGCGGCGGATATGACCTGGTGGGCCAGCGTCTTCAGGGCACTGGGCGACCCGGTGCGCCTGAAGCTGCTGCTCCTCCTGGCAGAACGGCGGGGGGTGGAAGTTCCCGTACATGAAATCGGTGACGTGGGAGTGTCGCTCTCCACCGTGAGCCACCACCTCAAGGTGCTCAGGTGCCTTGGCCTGGTGGAGAGCCGACGTGACGGGCGCATCGTCTACTACCGCTTGGGCGACGGTGTCCGCTCGGCGCTGACGCAGATCGTTCACCAGCACGATGGGGCCGACGTGTGAGTGAACAGTCGAACTCGGCGGCGAGGGCACAAGATTCCGGCCCCGCACCGCAGTGCTGGAGACACCGCGGTACGAGGCCGGATAGGGGCCGGGGGCCCTGAGCGTTGGCTGCTCAGGGACCCCGGTCAGCGCAGGATCAGATAGGCGACGGCGGCCGCACCGGCCGAGAAGGGCGGCGTGACCAGCCAGGCGATCGCGAAGTCACGGACGGTCTTCCTCTTGATGCGGGACAGGTCCGTGCCCGCGGTGCCGGAGATGGCGCCGATGGACACCTGCGTGGTGGACATGGGCAGGCCCTGGAACGCCCCGATACCGACGAGAGCGGCGGTGGTGAGGTTGGCCGTGAACCCTTCGACGTGCGTCATCTTGATGACGTCGTTGGCCATCCGCTCCGCCACTCGGCGTCCGACGAGCAGTCCGCCGACGGCCATGGCCACCGTGACCGCGACGAGCAGGTGAGTGGTCGTCATGCCGGAGATCAAGGCGAACGATCCGATCGCGACGATCTTCGGGGCGTCGTTCATGCCGCGAGCGAAGCTGGTCAGTCCGCTGGTGGCCCAGTGGGCGACACTGATCGGGCTCAACCGCCTGGTGGGTGCCTCCTGTTGTACGGGTGCCGATGACACCGGTGAGGTCTCCGGCGCGAGTTCGGTCCCGCTCGCGGGGACGAGGGCGGGTGCGGGCTGCGGCTGGGTGATCCGCGTCTGCCGGCGCCGAGCGACGGCCCGGCCTGCGGCCGAGAGGGCTGCGGAGATGCACCAGGCGATCAGGACGCTCAGCAGCAGCGGCTGCACGACCTTGACGAGCAGTACGTTCCACTGGACGG from Streptomyces sp. NBC_01478 includes the following:
- a CDS encoding heavy metal-responsive transcriptional regulator, which translates into the protein MTTYRISQLADLSGVPATTLRFYEDAGLLPADRTPARYRQYGDDAVERLAFISSAKLLGLALEEIRELLDVREEGVCASVRARMLPLVAARITETDGRIAELRAFSGRLAGVHADLSGPAPEGACGPDCGCTTTTSTAAPGPVPVLLSSTRPAPEEVPETWRQAAVACTLGGAELGERTEQWRTLAGRAERREDIPDGLRLVFPAGADLAAEVAALAAAEQGCCAFFDFTLHLTPDALQLDVRAPESAAGMLADLFGATA
- a CDS encoding bile acid:sodium symporter, producing the protein MEHHQVAIYLAAMAAGALLGWAAPGAGPGLEHAINPVLGALLFVTFLQVPAAELVRSLRDGRFLSAALVVNFVVVPLVVAAMFAFLPSDQAVRLGILLVLLCPCVDYVIVFSGLAGGSNRRLLAATPVLLVTQMLLLPGFLYVFMGSELADIVEVRPFLEAFLILIVIPLALAWALQAWAARRPAGQKVSDAATTTMVPLMAATLLVVVASQVPKLGDSLADVAAVIPFYIAFLLVMAFAGKAVAHLFHLEAPAARAIVFTGATRNSLVVLPLALALPDDLAVAAVVVVTQTLVEVVGMVTYVRLVPRLVPERAPASAG
- a CDS encoding MFS transporter is translated as MSATAMAEGPTPEPLAGRRSTAVYAVLLGLGVLDAAGYSLIAPVLPELAQHTEASVTVMGMLVATFPLGMVAGFALGGAAVRRQAPASVIMVSLALVAMGSLGFVFGSDLAVFAPARLVMGLGSGCLWLGITFTTLASWPGQEYLCMSRVFAAYSAGGLLGPLLGSIHGVRDPFAVYLVLTLLMAVPVLALQLPAHGATFTADRRALRSRGFWAASAGIAFAVMALGTLEGVLPLHFGTKLAQAQIGALYAATSVLVAVAAALAARLSPRRALLASTALVIAGLAAAGASSSVPVWIVSLAVAGCGIGLANTGAIGVLLDAVPAQRIVTAMVLWSQIGILGYLLAPLTGGPVADAYGYTAVAAAVSVGGVTVAITLAWQQRGTQSSAASDTP
- a CDS encoding ArsR/SmtB family transcription factor — its product is MSDFLERSEAEEYASWFKALADATRIQIVTLLARSAMPLTVGQIVSAVEVGQSTVSHHLKGLADVGFVLVEREGSFSRYRLNEECVQAFPSAADVVMGRPAPAPVASGDGRGRRGRDR
- a CDS encoding MFS transporter is translated as MTNLQTNEAAIGTDNRSRPRAALPALCATQITSWGIVYYAFPVLNARITADTGWSTTATTAAFSGALLVSAVAGIPVGRILDRRGPRVVMTTGSVLGVLAVLALAYAPNLAVFTAAWLLAGTAMAATFYQPAFAAVTRWWGKDRVRALTIVTLAGGLASTAFAPLTALLAENLSWRSTYAILAVILAAVTIPAHALALRAPWPPAPPPATLQANGSGSVARSRPFLMLAAAFTLNGFAMYGVVFGLVPLMTERGAGPTVAAWALGLGGAGQTLGRTLYARLARRSTPTARTVVLIAAGGATTAALALIQGPIPLLIALALAAGMVRGNLTLLQATAVSDRWGTTHYGRLSGLLAAPVTIASATTPFAGAALAVALGGHSHLFLVLAGVSLLAGAFALASGTRSP
- a CDS encoding ArsI/CadI family heavy metal resistance metalloenzyme produces the protein MSRVQLALRVPDLKASIAFYSKLFGTEPTKLRDGYANFAITEPPLKLVLIEGTAGEDTRMDHLGVEVETTEAVHGATTRLAEAGLATFEENDTTCCYALQDKVWVHGPGQEPWEVYVVKADADSLAKQEGSACCSTAPADTSASEPVAAGGCC
- a CDS encoding NAD(P)-binding domain-containing protein — translated: MAAPAHPDLPVVVIGAGPAGLAAAAHLTERGITSTVLEAGPTAASAVREWSHVRLFSTWDELTDPAAEKLLAPTGWTKPDATTYPTGAAWTENYLQPLADVLGERVRYDATVTGVSRTGRDRIVDADRETQPFVVHFAHADGSEDRILARAVIDASGTWTTPSPAGGSGLPALGEKAAADYITYRVPDLKDPAVRARYAGKSTAVIGSGASAFTALASLADLARADDGTDTHALWILRRGISGSTYGGGEADELPARGALGLAAKAAVDNGHADAVTGFRTEAIERADDDRLVLVGEDGSCLDPVDEVIVLTGLRPDLSFLDELRLGLDERLQAPVALAPLIDPNQHSCGTVYPHGHKELSHPEQGVYLVGMKSYGRAPTFLAMTGYEQVRSVVAAIAGDFESADRVELTLPDTGVCGGAGLFEDADAEQNAGGGCCTPAPALVQIGSASGVLQIGKPETSGGC
- a CDS encoding ArsR/SmtB family transcription factor, encoding MSKLALGPSVLDVTTSLGCCQPLGREELSAADAVKIAAMFKALSDPIRLRLFSRIAAQPGGEACVCDIQDVGVSQPTVSHHLRKLREAGLLVSERRASWVYYRVAPGVLAGMAGLLSAAT
- a CDS encoding ArsR/SmtB family transcription factor, whose amino-acid sequence is MCHEGADPACDGTCLKLSAADMTWWASVFRALGDPVRLKLLLLLAERRGVEVPVHEIGDVGVSLSTVSHHLKVLRCLGLVESRRDGRIVYYRLGDGVRSALTQIVHQHDGADV
- a CDS encoding inorganic phosphate transporter — encoded protein: MDILVLFLVLALAAANGANDVPKGVATLAGAGEAKIKTAIAWGTVTTAVGCLVSLHFANKMTALFSKGIVSASPTNSFAAAVLLGTAAWVALATWRGLPVSTTHALTGALLGAGALFASSAVQWNVLLVKVVQPLLLSVLIAWCISAALSAAGRAVARRRQTRITQPQPAPALVPASGTELAPETSPVSSAPVQQEAPTRRLSPISVAHWATSGLTSFARGMNDAPKIVAIGSFALISGMTTTHLLVAVTVAMAVGGLLVGRRVAERMANDVIKMTHVEGFTANLTTAALVGIGAFQGLPMSTTQVSIGAISGTAGTDLSRIKRKTVRDFAIAWLVTPPFSAGAAAVAYLILR